A single genomic interval of Rhizobium leguminosarum bv. trifolii WSM1325 harbors:
- a CDS encoding conserved hypothetical protein (KEGG: rec:RHECIAT_CH0002624 hypothetical protein) translates to MMARFAAVLLVPLLATPAAEAASITNTDPAAVVLVITESGQRVEVVVDAGASENLCASGCFMTTPDGDRIGLDGGETIDIVKGSAVVK, encoded by the coding sequence ATGATGGCAAGATTTGCCGCCGTTCTGCTTGTCCCGCTGCTTGCCACACCCGCGGCTGAAGCGGCATCCATCACCAACACCGATCCAGCCGCCGTCGTGCTCGTCATCACCGAGAGCGGCCAGCGCGTCGAGGTTGTGGTCGATGCCGGCGCTTCGGAAAACCTCTGTGCTTCCGGCTGCTTCATGACGACGCCCGACGGCGACCGCATCGGGCTCGACGGCGGCGAGACGATCGACATCGTCAAGGGCTCGGCCGTCGTCAAGTAG
- a CDS encoding MscS Mechanosensitive ion channel (PFAM: MscS Mechanosensitive ion channel~KEGG: rec:RHECIAT_CH0002625 probable mechanosensitive channel protein): MRLRPILLRTILLLTLAVAGAHFKGVAAFAQEPQAPAAVQAPLADTPFDQATKEIDKAKVQLTALQDGVKQNADNDDALVGLATKADELSRAVITISVNLRPRFDQIKNRLAEIGDPPKDGQPPEAEVVTQERNALAAERAQINALTGDAENLSITVTKLVNEITEMRRRLFADTLLRRTEISVSVLDDAGSAFVHEASEFSQALSSWATFVWKFKRFPMFAAIFLSLAAALILLSGSYRLFGSYLQRDEAVENPSYIGRLSIAFWSTLIRTLALSVLLVTSFFFLNGFNVLRPDIAPVIGALFGAIGLVYFVGRFVNAIFAPHEPRWRLVRLSNLGARSIGYCLLAMAIVNALDYLFGTIGEAMGSPLVLTVVRSLIAALIIGLILIAVSFGKPMLARNGDPDAPGRHWPRGMAIILRVVGAGLILTALTGYVGLARFVATQLIITGAVVVTMYVGLLSGKAISRQESFGDTFFASFLTRRFKLGPVAIDQAGLLVGLAIYAVALLVGIPLILLMWGFHVQDLQILAYRLFTEVRLGGISISLLGICTGILLFAGVYLLTRWLQRWLDGNVMARSHVDLGVRNSVKTGIGYLGVGIAAIIGVSAAGIDLSSFALVASALSVGIGFGLQNIVSNFVSGLILLVERPFKVGDHVVSGTAEGIVKRISVRATEIETFRKQSIIVPNSELINGLVGNWTHRNKIGRSEIPVSVAYNADPQQVMDILLELTAKIPLVMRNPEPHVEFLRFGPYSLDFELRFFLADMGDGMAVRNNLRIEILKRFKAEGIEIPLPQSDLTIHREARPALADAGRDQPNEQENSADTPMEEEEQPVRQLRSKTADGNRKG, translated from the coding sequence TTGCGGCTGAGACCGATCCTGCTTCGCACCATTCTTCTGCTGACGCTGGCGGTCGCGGGCGCGCATTTCAAGGGTGTTGCGGCTTTCGCACAGGAGCCGCAGGCACCGGCGGCCGTGCAGGCGCCGCTCGCCGATACGCCGTTCGACCAGGCGACAAAGGAGATCGACAAGGCGAAGGTCCAACTGACGGCGCTTCAGGACGGCGTCAAGCAGAATGCCGACAACGACGATGCCCTGGTCGGGCTTGCGACCAAGGCCGACGAGCTCAGCCGCGCCGTCATCACCATATCGGTCAATCTTAGGCCGCGTTTCGACCAGATCAAGAACCGGCTTGCCGAGATCGGCGATCCGCCGAAGGACGGACAGCCGCCGGAAGCCGAGGTCGTCACCCAGGAGCGCAACGCGCTCGCCGCCGAACGCGCGCAGATCAACGCGCTGACGGGCGATGCCGAAAACCTCTCGATCACGGTGACGAAGCTCGTCAACGAGATCACCGAGATGCGGCGGCGGCTGTTTGCCGATACGCTGCTCAGGCGCACCGAGATTTCGGTCTCGGTGCTCGACGATGCCGGCAGCGCCTTTGTGCACGAGGCCAGCGAATTCTCGCAGGCGCTGTCGAGCTGGGCCACCTTCGTCTGGAAATTCAAGCGTTTCCCGATGTTTGCCGCGATCTTCCTGTCGCTTGCCGCGGCGCTGATCCTGCTCTCCGGCAGCTACCGGCTGTTCGGCTCCTACCTGCAGCGCGACGAGGCTGTCGAGAACCCGTCCTATATCGGCCGGCTGTCGATCGCCTTCTGGTCGACGTTGATCCGCACCCTGGCGCTCTCGGTGCTGCTCGTCACCTCGTTCTTTTTCCTTAACGGGTTCAATGTGCTGAGGCCCGACATCGCACCTGTCATCGGCGCGCTGTTCGGGGCGATCGGGCTCGTCTATTTCGTCGGCCGCTTCGTCAATGCCATCTTCGCACCGCACGAACCGCGCTGGCGCCTCGTTCGGCTTTCCAATCTCGGCGCGCGCTCGATCGGCTACTGCCTGCTGGCGATGGCGATCGTCAACGCGCTTGATTATCTGTTTGGCACGATCGGCGAGGCGATGGGCTCGCCGCTGGTGCTGACCGTGGTCAGAAGCCTGATCGCCGCGCTGATCATCGGTCTGATCCTGATCGCGGTCTCCTTCGGCAAGCCGATGCTGGCCAGGAACGGCGATCCCGATGCGCCGGGAAGGCATTGGCCGCGCGGCATGGCGATCATCCTGCGGGTAGTCGGCGCCGGCCTCATCCTCACCGCGCTGACCGGTTATGTCGGGCTCGCGCGCTTCGTCGCCACGCAGCTCATCATCACCGGCGCGGTCGTCGTCACTATGTATGTCGGCCTGCTTTCCGGCAAGGCGATATCAAGGCAGGAAAGCTTCGGCGACACCTTCTTCGCAAGCTTCCTGACGCGCCGCTTCAAGCTCGGGCCGGTGGCGATCGACCAGGCCGGCCTGCTTGTCGGCCTTGCCATCTATGCGGTGGCGCTTCTCGTCGGCATCCCGCTGATCCTGCTGATGTGGGGCTTCCATGTGCAGGACCTGCAGATTCTTGCCTATAGGCTATTCACCGAGGTCAGGCTCGGCGGTATCAGCATCTCGCTGCTCGGCATCTGCACCGGCATTCTCTTGTTTGCCGGCGTCTACCTGCTGACGCGCTGGCTGCAGCGCTGGCTCGACGGTAATGTGATGGCGAGAAGCCATGTCGATCTCGGCGTGCGCAATTCGGTCAAGACGGGCATCGGCTATCTCGGCGTCGGCATCGCGGCGATCATCGGCGTTTCGGCGGCCGGCATCGATCTGTCGAGCTTCGCGCTCGTCGCCTCCGCACTTTCGGTCGGTATCGGTTTCGGCCTGCAGAACATCGTCTCCAACTTCGTCTCCGGCCTGATCCTGCTCGTCGAACGGCCGTTCAAGGTCGGCGACCATGTCGTTTCCGGCACGGCCGAAGGCATCGTCAAACGCATTTCGGTGCGCGCCACGGAGATCGAGACCTTCCGCAAGCAGTCGATCATCGTGCCGAATTCGGAGTTGATCAACGGCCTCGTCGGTAACTGGACACACCGCAACAAGATCGGTCGCTCGGAAATTCCGGTTTCCGTCGCCTACAACGCCGATCCGCAGCAGGTGATGGACATCCTGCTGGAACTGACGGCCAAGATACCGCTCGTCATGCGCAATCCGGAGCCGCATGTCGAATTCCTGCGCTTTGGGCCCTATTCGCTGGATTTCGAGCTGCGTTTCTTCCTCGCCGATATGGGTGACGGCATGGCGGTGCGCAACAATCTCAGGATCGAGATCCTTAAGCGCTTCAAGGCCGAGGGCATCGAGATCCCGCTGCCACAGTCCGATCTTACCATCCATCGAGAGGCTCGTCCCGCGCTTGCCGATGCGGGCAGGGATCAACCCAACGAGCAGGAAAACTCGGCCGACACGCCCATGGAGGAGGAAGAGCAGCCGGTGCGGCAATTGCGCAGCAAGACGGCAGACGGCAATCGGAAAGGCTGA
- a CDS encoding protein of unknown function DUF924 (PFAM: protein of unknown function DUF924~KEGG: ret:RHE_CH02538 hypothetical protein), with translation MTTIRTPKEVYDFWFVRCGRELWFRATPDLDAEISTVFRDTHQALAAGVDAEWRADAESRLAAVIVLDQFPRNIYRGTALAVATDGLALREAKVALASGADQAVEPACRTFFYMPFEHAEDLGEQERSVELFGALGDAEYLDYAIRHRDVIATYGRFPHRNVMLGRESTAEECDYLTRPDAGF, from the coding sequence ATGACGACGATTCGCACACCGAAGGAAGTCTATGATTTCTGGTTCGTCAGATGCGGCCGGGAGCTGTGGTTCCGCGCGACGCCTGACCTCGACGCGGAGATCAGCACGGTTTTTCGCGATACCCATCAGGCCCTTGCCGCGGGTGTTGACGCCGAATGGCGGGCGGATGCGGAGAGCCGGCTGGCGGCTGTCATCGTGCTCGACCAGTTTCCCCGCAACATCTATCGCGGCACGGCGCTTGCCGTTGCGACCGATGGGCTGGCGCTTCGGGAAGCCAAAGTCGCGCTTGCGTCGGGCGCCGATCAGGCGGTCGAACCCGCATGCCGGACCTTTTTCTACATGCCGTTCGAACATGCCGAGGACCTTGGCGAGCAGGAGCGATCGGTGGAACTGTTCGGCGCGCTCGGCGATGCCGAATATCTCGATTATGCGATCCGCCACCGCGACGTGATCGCCACCTACGGCCGTTTTCCGCACCGCAATGTCATGCTCGGGCGGGAGTCCACGGCTGAGGAATGCGACTATCTCACCCGGCCCGATGCCGGTTTCTAA